The proteins below come from a single Eucalyptus grandis isolate ANBG69807.140 chromosome 3, ASM1654582v1, whole genome shotgun sequence genomic window:
- the LOC104440580 gene encoding receptor-like protein 56 codes for MKKEALWVFVVVWGVACFCGSHGCQEQERVALLVLNTTLDLTYSEYTGGSYFNCCSWRYVECNPATGRVTKLMLSHLRYYRFGSKTWYLNASLLLPFEELKSLDLSSNNIGGWIAPKEPNLLSSKLSKLEVLDLSDNSLDNSILSVLGTIPSLRRLLLISNNLSGTLHLHGDFSNLKELDISYNAIDVAATAKGIKNLSHLENLHLDGVHLKHAGTVVRALGALSSLRILSLQSNTIEGSITTQDFHNFSKLEQLILDDSLLNTSMGILSSLGPLTSLRLLSSSYTSLSGNLSNQSLCNLVKLEELDLSINGITGGLPTCWRNMTSIRIMDLGHNEFTDNVASSPLTSLTSLEFLSISGNHFDIPSSLSPLANHSRLKVLFLHDTKLTIDTKIASSTPRLQLKVFGMSNSQSKGFKVTSIGFLNHQYDLRIMDLSTNDIPGPFPSWLLENNTRLKYLFMRDNSFTTLELPSVNLFDLLLMDISNNGMGGELTTKFWANVPNLLYLNLSTNGLEGSIPHELGSIKSLTILDLSSNNFSGGPPIQLLDSNLSLYTLNVAYNNLQGEFVFSANTMNPNLSYLRLDHNMFTGNLSFLSSHINLWLLDISNNNFIGKIPKLIANWSSLTALDLSKNQLDGLVPQELCNLGELEYLDLSDNNLYGPLPSFFIAQQMSHIHLNRNKLNGTLVHVLSNSSHLVTLDLSENEFSGSIPHWLGNLSQLSILSLRGNSFDGTFPKQLCNLKSLSMIDLSENNLFGLLPSCLGPINFSSEYANKVTSTPGMFMSDGEWSPWYYVRPVHTAFYQYDLEGEPLPAHTVGIITKKRFDSYKGYALLEMVGLDFSCNQFSGEIPPGIAILQDMLVLNLSNNKLTGHIPTSLLSLTKIESIDLSYNNLIGSIPEELTQLNFLEVFNVSYNDLSGAIPNTNQFGAFDESSYYGNNLLCGLPLSNNCSTTINVNCSTTKSCTKAKEGGFIDGETFYISSGVSYITVLLVLPVVLFINPQWRQGWFHYVELVITTCESLFITCYYFVQDGFRKLSNC; via the exons ATGAAAAAGGAAGCACTGTGGGTGTTTGTGGTGGTTTGGGGTGTCGCATGTTTTTGTGGCTCTCATGGATGTCAGGAGCAAGAAAGGGTTGCCCTCTTAGTGCTCAATACCACATTGGACCTGACATATAGCGAGTACACAGGGGGATCATATTTCAACTGTTGCAGCTGGAGATATGTTGAGTGCAACCCCGCCACAGGACGAGTCACTAAGCTAATGCTCTCTCATTTGAGATATTACCGTTTCGGCTCCAAAACTTGGTACCTAAAcgcttctctccttcttccctttgaAGAACTCAAGAGCCTTGACTTGTCCTCCAACAATATAGGAGGGTGGATTGCACCAAAAG AACCAAACCTGCTATCTTCAAAGCTGAGCAAACTAGAGGTGCTTGACTTGAGTGATAACTCTCTGGATAATTCTATTCTATCCGTTCTCGGTACAATTCCATCTCTCCGGCGTTTGCTCCTCATAAGCAACAATTTGAGTGGGACTTTACATCTGCATG GTGATTTTAGTAATTTAAAGGAGCTGGACATAAGTTATAATGCAATTGATGTAGCGGCAACTGCTAAAG GCATCAAAAACTTGAGCCACTTAGAGAACCTCCACCTAGATGGTGTCCACTTGAAGCATGCGGGGACCGTCGTGCGAGCATTAGGGGCACTATCATCTCTCAGGATCCTTTCTCTCCAGTCCAATACAATAGAAGGATCAATTACTACTCAAG ATTTCCATAACTTCAGTAAGTTGGAACAGCTCATCTTGGATGATTCTTTGCTGAACACAAGTATGGGAATCCTTTCTAGCCTTGGTCCTTTGACGTCTCTTAGATTGTTGTCCTCATCCTACACCAGTCTAAGTGGCAACCTATCAAATCAGA GCTTGTGTAACTTGGTAAAACTAGAAGAGCTGGATCTTAGTATTAACGGAATTACTGGTGGGCTTCCTACATGCTGGCGAAACATGACCTCTATTCGTATTATGGATCTCGGACATAATGAATTCACAGATAATGTTGCCTCATCTCCCCTCACAAGTCTTACCTCACTcgaatttctttccatttcggGTAATCATTTTGATATCCCCTCATCACTCAGCCCACTTGCAAACCATTCAAGACTTAAGGTGCTGTTTCTTCATGACACCAAACTAACAATTGATACCAAGATTGCATCTTCTACCCCAAGGCTCCAATTGAAGGTTTTTGGAATGTCAAATAGTCAATCAAAAGGATTCAAAGTGACTTCTATTGgctttctcaatcatcaatatGACCTGAGAATCATGGATCTCTCCACCAATGACATTCCGGGTCCCTTTCCAAGTTGGTTGTTGGAAAACAACACTAGGTTGAAATATCTTTTTATGAGAGATAACTCGTTCACGACACTTGAGCTTCCATCGGTGAACCTTTTTGATCTTTTGCTGATGGACATATCCAACAATGGCATGGGAGGAGAGCTCACTACCAAATTTTGGGCAAATGTCCCAAATTTGTTGTACCTTAATCTATCAACCAACGGATTGGAAGGGAGTATTCCACATGAACTGGGTAGTATAAAATCCTTAACTATCTTAGACCTCTCTAGCAACAATTTCTCGGGAGGACCACCTATCCAGTTACTAGATAGTAACTTATCATTGTATACCCTCAACGTAGCATATAACAACTTGCAAGGAGAATTTGTATTTTCCGCCAACACCATGAACCCAAATCTGTCATATCTACGGTTAGACCACAACATGTTCACtggaaatctctcttttctttcatcacaCATAAATTTGTGGTTATTGGACATTAGCAACAACAATTTCATCGGCAAGATTCCCAAATTGATTGCCAATTGGTCATCGCTTACGGCCCTTGActtgtccaaaaatcaattgGATGGCCTCGTCCCTCAAGAACTCTGCAATCTTGGTGAGCTCGAGTATTTGGATTTGTCCGACAACAATCTCTATGGTCCATTACCATCATTTTTTATCGCACAACAAATGAGTCACATCCATCTAAATAGGAACAAATTGAATGGCACACTTGTGCATGTGCTCTCTAACAGCTCGCATCTGGTGACCTtggatttgagtgaaaatgaattCTCTGGAAGCATACCCCATTGGCTAGGTAACCTCTCTCAACTAAGCATTCTTTCGCTGAGAGGTAATAGCTTCGATGGAACATTTCCCAAGCAATTGtgcaacttgaaaagcttaagtATGATCGATCTTTCTGAAAACAATCTGTTTGGTCTGTTACCTAGTTGCTTGGGACCAATCAATTTCTCTAGTGAATACGCCAATAAGGTAACTTCAACACCGGGTATGTTCATGAGTGACGGAGAATGGTCACCTTGGTATTATGTGAGGCCAGTCCATACGGCGTTCTACCAATATGACCTGGAAGGAGAACCACTTCCAGCACATACCGTTGGTatcataacaaaaaaaaggtttgactcttataaagGCTACGCACTCCTTGAAATGGTAGGACTAGATTTTTCTTGCAACCAGTTCAGCGGGGAGATCCCACCAGGGATTGCAATCTTACAGGACATGCTTGTCCTAAACTTGTCCAATAACAAGCTTACTGGACATATACCGACGTCATTGTTGAGCCTCACAAAGATAGAGAGCATCGACCTTTCTTACAACAACTTGATTGGTTCTATCCCTGAAGAGCTTACTCAATTGAATTTCCTAGAAGTCTTTAATGTGTCTTACAACGACTTGTCAGGAGCCATACCGAACACAAATCAGTTTGGAGCATTTGATGAAAGCAGTTACTACGGAAACAATCTTCTGTGTGGATTGCCATTAAGTAATAACTGCTCGACAACCATTAATGTTAATTGCTCAACAACAAAATCATGCACGAAAGCTAAAGAAGGTGGTTTCATAGATGGAGAGACATTCTACATCAGCTCCGGAGTGTCATACATCACAGTTTTACTAGTACTTCCGGTTGTTCTGTTCATCAACCCCCAATGGCGGCAGGGATGGTTTCACTATGTGGAACTAGTTATCACCACATGTGAGAGCTTGTTCATCACATGCTACTATTTTGTGCAGGACGGTTTCCGAAAATTGTCCAATTGCTGA
- the LOC104438453 gene encoding uncharacterized protein LOC104438453: MEVELDGWTVPMLREEVARRSGLSPDSINLICGGKALKDGDGAAKLSELGVRGNAKILSTRVCVDQGKSLKEEAMAEDERSRRVTRVKAAATALANRHADGSLPLEDLQHRT; this comes from the exons ATGGAGGTCGAGCTGGACGGCTGGACTGTCCCGATGCTGCGGGAGGAGGTGGCGCGGCGATCGGGCCTGAGCCCGGACTCGATCAACCTGATCTGCGGGGGAAAGGCGCTGAAGGACGGCGACGGGGCGGCGAAGTTGAGCGAGCTCGGCGTCAGGGGCAACGCCAAGATACTCTCGACCCGCGTCTGCGTTGACCAGGGCAAGTCGCTCAAGGAAGAGGCCATGGCCGAGGACGAGCGGTCCCGCAGGGTCACTCGGGTCAA AGCAGCTGCCACTGCACTGGCTAATAGACATGCAGATGGGTCATTGCCACTTGAAGACTTGCAACATAGAACTTGA